The proteins below come from a single Gossypium raimondii isolate GPD5lz chromosome 2, ASM2569854v1, whole genome shotgun sequence genomic window:
- the LOC105778048 gene encoding 60S ribosomal protein L37-3: MGKGTGSFGKRRNKTHTLCVRCGRRSFHLQKSRCSACAFPAARKRTYNWSVKAIRRKTTGTGRMRYLRHVPRRFKTGFREGTEAAPRKKVATASA, encoded by the exons ATG GGAAAGGGAACTGGGAGTTTTGGTAAACGAAGGAACAAGACCCACACGCTCTGCGTCAGATGTGGTCGCCGCAGCTTCCACCTCCAGAAGAGCCGTTGCTCTGCCTGTGCTTTCCCCGCTGCCCGTAAGAGGACAT ATAACTGGAGTGTGAAGGCTATCCGAAGAAAGACAACCGGAACAGGTAGGATGAGGTATCTTCGCCATGTTCCTCGCAGGTTCAAGACGGGTTTCAGGGAAG GTACTGAAGCAGCACCAAGGAAGAAGGTTGCAACAGCTTCTGCTTAA